Proteins found in one Mycoplasmopsis bovigenitalium genomic segment:
- a CDS encoding helix-hairpin-helix domain-containing protein yields MNEISIKFVAKQLELDIKQVQVVLALLAENSTVPFIARYRQDQTGGLDEEVIQKISDMYEYNIELNKRKEAIIQILKEKDLLTKDIENKLRLAETKAQVENIYEPFKVGKKTKATEAIALGLEPLAKEIFTNTDPKYSPYRDAEKYINDKVPTIEFAIEQAKYIISQWISQDALARDYVKGQLYKFGTIITKLKKNAEDENKNFELYYDFKEKVKQIPNHRVLAISRAEDKKIISYDIDFNQNYLIYQINALYFKNKQTGKIIHEAVIDSFERLIAPSIIREIKSDLFARAEKEAVELFANSLESMLLWPAVKNKTVLAIDPAYIHGCKIAVIDPQGNFLDKNIIYPTPPKNQKVQAVKIVNDLINKYNVNIIAIGNGTASRETEEFIANLIKQRNDKSDISYVVVSEVGASVYSASKIAQEEFPDFSVEERSAINIARRFQDPLNELVKIDPKSLGVGQYQHDVDQKELSKALDFKVDKVVNQVGVDLNTASKTILKHISGLSEKIAQNIIDYRSEINRFSDRSQLKKVKGLGAKAFEQSVGFLRIHDSKNFFDRTSIHPESYKLAFDVCEYLKIDLGNIDKSILEAANIEELANKFNSNIYDITLIIESLKNPTKDIRDQKEGYILKKDVLNAEDVKKGLIITGSAQSITDFGIFVYIGIKQNVLVHISNMKKNNNHFIKHPSEIVKVGDNIRIEILDNDLERGRIQGKLIYEQNGQ; encoded by the coding sequence ATGAACGAAATATCAATTAAATTCGTGGCTAAACAACTTGAACTTGACATCAAACAAGTTCAAGTTGTTTTAGCTTTATTGGCAGAAAATTCAACTGTCCCATTTATTGCTAGATATCGTCAAGACCAAACTGGTGGTTTAGATGAAGAAGTTATTCAAAAAATTAGTGATATGTATGAATATAACATTGAACTAAATAAAAGAAAAGAAGCAATAATTCAAATACTTAAAGAAAAAGATCTTTTGACCAAAGATATTGAAAATAAATTGAGATTGGCAGAAACTAAAGCCCAGGTTGAAAACATTTATGAACCATTTAAAGTTGGCAAAAAAACAAAAGCAACTGAGGCTATTGCTTTAGGTCTTGAGCCACTTGCAAAAGAAATTTTTACTAACACTGATCCAAAATATAGTCCATATAGAGATGCTGAAAAATACATTAATGATAAAGTGCCAACAATAGAATTTGCAATAGAGCAAGCTAAATATATCATTAGTCAATGAATATCACAAGATGCCTTAGCAAGAGACTATGTAAAAGGTCAACTTTATAAATTTGGAACAATTATTACCAAACTTAAAAAAAATGCTGAAGATGAAAATAAAAACTTTGAACTTTATTATGATTTCAAAGAAAAAGTAAAACAAATTCCAAACCATAGAGTTCTTGCAATTTCACGCGCGGAAGACAAAAAAATTATTTCATATGATATTGATTTTAATCAAAATTATTTAATTTATCAAATCAATGCACTTTATTTTAAAAATAAACAAACTGGAAAAATTATTCATGAAGCTGTGATAGACAGTTTTGAGCGTTTAATTGCACCTTCAATAATTCGCGAAATTAAATCTGATTTGTTTGCAAGAGCTGAAAAGGAAGCTGTTGAGTTATTTGCAAATAGTCTTGAATCAATGCTGCTTTGACCTGCTGTAAAAAATAAAACTGTTTTAGCAATTGATCCAGCATATATACATGGTTGCAAAATTGCAGTAATTGACCCACAAGGAAACTTTTTAGATAAAAATATTATTTATCCAACTCCACCAAAAAATCAAAAAGTTCAAGCTGTGAAGATTGTGAATGATTTAATCAATAAATATAATGTTAACATTATTGCAATTGGTAATGGAACAGCTTCAAGAGAAACTGAGGAATTTATTGCTAATTTAATTAAACAACGCAATGATAAGAGCGATATTTCATATGTTGTAGTCAGTGAAGTTGGTGCTTCTGTGTATTCAGCATCAAAAATTGCTCAAGAAGAATTCCCTGATTTTAGTGTCGAGGAACGAAGTGCAATTAATATTGCGCGTCGTTTCCAAGACCCGCTGAATGAATTAGTTAAAATCGACCCAAAAAGCTTAGGTGTTGGTCAATATCAGCATGATGTTGACCAAAAAGAATTATCAAAAGCACTAGATTTTAAAGTTGATAAAGTTGTCAACCAGGTTGGAGTTGACTTAAATACTGCCTCAAAAACGATCCTAAAACACATTTCTGGATTAAGTGAGAAAATTGCCCAAAATATAATTGATTATCGAAGTGAAATTAATCGTTTTAGTGACCGTTCACAACTTAAAAAAGTGAAGGGTTTAGGTGCAAAAGCGTTCGAACAATCAGTTGGTTTTTTAAGAATTCATGATTCTAAAAATTTCTTTGATAGAACATCAATTCACCCTGAATCATACAAGCTTGCTTTTGACGTTTGTGAGTATTTAAAAATTGATTTGGGAAATATAGACAAATCAATTTTGGAAGCGGCAAATATTGAAGAGTTAGCCAATAAATTCAATTCAAATATTTATGATATAACGCTAATTATTGAGTCGCTAAAAAACCCTACCAAGGATATAAGAGACCAAAAAGAAGGCTACATACTTAAAAAAGATGTTTTAAACGCAGAAGACGTAAAAAAAGGATTAATTATTACGGGTTCTGCGCAAAGTATTACTGATTTTGGTATTTTTGTCTATATCGGTATCAAACAGAATGTTTTAGTTCATATTAGTAATATGAAGAAAAATAACAATCATTTTATAAAACATCCTTCAGAAATCGTAAAAGTTGGTGATAATATCAGAATTGAGATTTTGGATAATGACTTAGAACGTGGGCGAATTCAAGGTAAATTAATTTATGAACAAAATGGCCAGTAG
- the rsmD gene encoding 16S rRNA (guanine(966)-N(2))-methyltransferase RsmD: MLRIISGKYRRLLINRPPREITRPTKGNIRESIINSLRFELENKNVLDLFAGSGALGIEMLSNGASHCVFIEKNHSVFNILRQNIESLKIENSNAYKSDAVTYLSNVSDTKFDFILIDPPYKQYDLVTQVLNLIIEKNLLNNSGKIVVETDDINQINLPNEFKNIQIRKFGKVNIIYLSK, encoded by the coding sequence ATGCTTAGAATCATTTCAGGTAAATATCGAAGATTATTAATCAATAGACCGCCAAGAGAAATAACAAGACCAACCAAGGGTAATATCCGAGAATCAATAATAAATTCACTGCGGTTTGAATTGGAAAATAAGAATGTTCTTGATTTATTTGCGGGTTCAGGTGCGTTAGGCATTGAAATGCTAAGTAATGGCGCATCTCATTGTGTTTTTATTGAAAAAAATCACAGTGTTTTTAACATTCTAAGACAAAATATTGAATCTTTAAAAATAGAGAATTCAAATGCATACAAAAGTGATGCAGTTACCTATTTATCAAATGTAAGCGATACAAAATTTGATTTTATTTTAATTGACCCGCCATATAAACAATATGATCTTGTCACGCAAGTATTAAATTTAATTATCGAAAAAAATTTATTGAATAATTCAGGAAAAATAGTTGTTGAAACTGATGATATCAACCAAATAAATTTACCAAATGAATTCAAAAACATTCAAATTCGTAAATTTGGTAAAGTAAACATTATATATTTAAGTAAATAA
- the def gene encoding peptide deformylase: MKYKLDVKQYKIKQLPNKVLREKSKDIPIPMLQEDIDLANAMIYHIDDSQQDGTLYQPGVGVAAVQYGILKNMFYINFSDENSNLIEPGQKPIKDVFINPKIIAKSDFKVALAEGEGCLSVGSNIKSQSGLVYRANRIVFEAYSFLEKKYVTKDLTGYLAIVAQHELDHLQGKLFIDNIDKSNPFKKLNNSRLID; the protein is encoded by the coding sequence ATGAAATATAAATTAGATGTAAAACAGTACAAAATTAAGCAACTACCAAATAAAGTTCTTAGAGAAAAATCAAAGGATATTCCAATACCAATGCTTCAAGAAGATATTGATTTAGCAAATGCTATGATTTATCATATTGATGATAGCCAACAAGATGGCACTCTTTATCAACCTGGGGTTGGAGTTGCCGCTGTTCAGTATGGGATTCTTAAAAACATGTTTTATATTAATTTTAGCGATGAAAACTCAAACTTGATTGAGCCAGGCCAAAAACCAATTAAAGATGTTTTTATAAATCCAAAAATTATTGCAAAATCTGATTTCAAAGTTGCATTAGCTGAGGGAGAAGGTTGCTTAAGTGTCGGTTCAAATATAAAATCACAATCTGGTTTAGTCTACAGAGCTAATCGTATTGTTTTTGAAGCATATTCATTTCTTGAGAAAAAGTATGTCACCAAAGATTTAACAGGTTATTTAGCAATTGTTGCACAACATGAATTAGACCATCTACAAGGCAAACTATTTATTGACAATATTGATAAATCAAATCCATTTAAGAAATTGAATAACTCTCGTCTTATTGATTAA
- a CDS encoding LacI family DNA-binding transcriptional regulator, which translates to MRSFSYKDISRLAKVSISTVSRYYNNGYVSKRTREKIEKVVKDHDYYPNNGARLIKGRSRSIFTILPDFYEGSFNHIVTGIEHAAKLHNKKVFITHTSVEQDQYIETIKYCLAWKPSAMVFFLPKIDNEKIIHFIKHHVSESIPIIYGEQAESINWIDVDVENSFYSVTKSFSEYIEENQKIVYADDSKLSPRQKQLRYWGFKKACDKLNIEYERYEVNNKNNQEVQKFQKYLQDKDLVNVVCSTHETFINLVSSNDTQLRLTDIGTQSIYDTQKKYKAKIFIDYHKIGEQIEKTVHEISQKKESETYDKNNKQYSQIIFRPSILTQK; encoded by the coding sequence ATGAGAAGTTTTTCATATAAAGATATTTCAAGATTAGCGAAAGTATCAATTAGTACTGTAAGTAGATATTACAATAATGGGTATGTAAGTAAAAGAACACGTGAAAAAATTGAAAAAGTTGTAAAAGACCATGACTATTACCCAAACAATGGTGCTAGATTGATTAAAGGAAGATCAAGATCTATTTTTACAATATTACCTGATTTTTATGAAGGTTCTTTTAACCATATTGTTACTGGCATTGAGCATGCTGCAAAATTGCACAATAAAAAAGTGTTTATTACACATACTTCAGTTGAACAAGACCAATATATTGAAACAATTAAATATTGCTTGGCTTGAAAACCTAGTGCAATGGTTTTCTTTTTACCTAAAATTGACAATGAAAAAATCATTCATTTTATTAAACACCATGTTTCAGAATCAATTCCAATCATCTATGGAGAACAAGCAGAATCGATCAACTGAATCGATGTGGATGTTGAAAATTCATTCTATTCTGTAACCAAAAGTTTCTCAGAATATATAGAAGAAAACCAAAAAATTGTTTATGCAGATGATTCAAAATTATCGCCACGTCAAAAGCAACTACGTTACTGAGGATTCAAAAAAGCCTGTGATAAATTAAATATTGAATACGAAAGATACGAAGTTAACAATAAGAACAATCAAGAAGTTCAAAAATTCCAAAAATATCTTCAAGACAAAGACTTGGTTAATGTTGTTTGTTCAACACATGAAACATTTATAAACTTAGTTTCATCAAATGACACTCAATTACGTTTAACTGATATTGGAACTCAATCAATTTATGATACTCAAAAGAAATATAAAGCCAAAATTTTTATTGATTATCATAAAATTGGTGAACAAATTGAAAAAACAGTTCATGAGATAAGTCAGAAAAAAGAATCAGAAACTTATGATAAAAATAATAAGCAATATTCACAAATTATTTTTAGACCATCAATACTTACTCAAAAATAG